A genomic segment from Actinomadura hallensis encodes:
- a CDS encoding O-antigen ligase family protein: protein MSDCAPAFAWSETARAMQPSQGLRPSRARAAAPARPGGLGWGTRPAWAARAARAAFRRPSWLVAAVVLSVGVPSGSPVFGPGLQIGPGDVASVALVLAAALLLATGRAWLPRAVLPAFGPMAAAVAVGTMCSTSVESSLPGFVRNVQLFVLVPVAVVALVRDRRDLAIVCSSLIALGLAESGYGIWQSATGNGAAMGEENIRAVGTFGAADVMAMSIVAAIAFLVLTVFALVAPGRGRAALPLALAGLGVLAAGLALALSRGTWLALGAAGVFALVVFDRRIAVKALVCCGVLLLAAPAVAGGSTAVERARSMAGSITSPDRSVQDRYHLWAAAGRMWQDHPVTGVGLKNFPAYRDSYAGIELSSGSDTADPVRGYERQPLLSPHNQYLLFLAEQGVVGLAALAALFGTLLAGLWARRRPRDPFWLASAALMTFLLVNFVYADLGGPTCVLFSVVLGVVACRAFGEPAAGEARP, encoded by the coding sequence ATGAGCGACTGCGCCCCCGCCTTCGCCTGGTCCGAGACGGCCCGGGCGATGCAGCCGTCCCAGGGGCTGCGGCCGTCCCGGGCGCGGGCCGCCGCACCGGCGCGGCCGGGCGGCCTGGGCTGGGGGACCCGGCCCGCGTGGGCGGCCCGGGCCGCCCGGGCGGCGTTCAGGCGGCCGAGCTGGCTCGTCGCCGCCGTCGTCCTCAGCGTCGGCGTTCCGTCCGGCTCGCCGGTGTTCGGGCCCGGCCTCCAGATCGGCCCCGGGGACGTCGCCAGCGTCGCGCTGGTGCTGGCCGCCGCGTTGCTGCTGGCGACCGGGCGCGCCTGGCTGCCGCGCGCCGTGCTGCCCGCGTTCGGGCCGATGGCGGCGGCGGTCGCGGTCGGCACGATGTGCTCGACCTCGGTCGAGTCCAGCCTGCCGGGGTTCGTCCGCAACGTGCAGCTCTTCGTCCTGGTGCCGGTGGCCGTCGTCGCGCTCGTCCGGGACCGCCGCGACCTCGCGATCGTGTGCTCGTCGCTCATCGCGCTGGGGCTCGCCGAGTCCGGCTACGGGATCTGGCAGTCGGCCACCGGCAACGGCGCGGCCATGGGCGAGGAGAACATCCGCGCCGTCGGGACGTTCGGCGCCGCCGACGTGATGGCCATGTCGATCGTGGCCGCGATCGCGTTCCTCGTCCTGACCGTGTTCGCGCTGGTCGCGCCGGGACGCGGCCGCGCCGCGCTGCCGCTCGCGCTCGCCGGGCTCGGCGTGCTCGCCGCCGGGCTCGCCCTCGCCCTCAGCCGCGGGACGTGGCTCGCGCTCGGCGCCGCCGGCGTCTTCGCCCTGGTCGTCTTCGACCGGCGGATCGCGGTGAAGGCGCTGGTCTGCTGCGGCGTGCTGCTGCTCGCGGCGCCCGCCGTCGCGGGCGGGTCCACCGCCGTCGAGCGGGCCCGGTCGATGGCGGGCTCGATCACCTCGCCGGACCGGTCGGTCCAGGACCGCTACCACCTGTGGGCCGCCGCCGGGCGGATGTGGCAGGACCACCCCGTCACCGGGGTCGGGCTGAAGAACTTCCCCGCCTACCGCGACTCCTACGCCGGGATCGAGCTGTCGTCGGGCAGCGACACCGCCGACCCCGTCCGGGGGTACGAGCGGCAGCCGCTCCTCTCGCCGCACAACCAGTACCTGCTGTTCCTCGCCGAACAGGGCGTGGTGGGCCTCGCCGCGCTCGCGGCGCTGTTCGGGACGCTGCTCGCCGGGCTGTGGGCGCGCCGCCGCCCCCGCGACCCGTTCTGGCTGGCGAGCGCCGCGCTCATGACGTTCCTGCTGGTCAACTTCGTGTACGCCGATCTCGGCGGGCCCACCTGCGTGCTGTTCTCCGTCGTCCTCGGGGTCGTGGCGTGCCGGGCGTTCGGGGAGCCCGCCGCCGGGGAGGCCCGCCCATGA
- a CDS encoding lipid II flippase MurJ, with the protein MTSVGRAAVLSGVLIGAGTGLGFVRDLVMAHLFGADGSTDAFLVAWTIPETVSPLLIEDAMALLMVPVVTRMLARGDGPRPLVGTALPRLVLGLSAGTLALAAAAPLVVDVLAPGLTERGPAVECVRLTAVTVVTFGVAGFMSATLRAHHRFGPPAAIYLAYNVGILALIAGLSGLVGITSAAAGVACGSVLMIAVQAPAFVRCLRASPAAPPGGRGPDAELRVMLAAAAPIVVYTVTRQAQVFVERFLASDLAAGSISHLNYAQKVAQVPMVLSLLIVTVTFPRLARAMADGDTARVARRIRQDLAVASAMVLGAAAFLIAFAPAVIRLLFEHGEFTSADTSGTASILRVYCLGLWGQSAVGLAARAFFAQKRPTWRPAAFLAVGLAVTAAIGSAFAATAGTPALAAANAAGITLAAVLLLAGLRRGVAPVPLRAVAGDVLRLALAAAGACAAGLGAAAALGPGTPLLAHLAAGGAVTAAAFAVLTVLAGPDLVATWITAGPTGAFGRRGRTESGETSDPAHRTDTPDRDEPAGADAAAGGDGPGAAGADVPLGRSLP; encoded by the coding sequence ATGACCTCGGTCGGGCGCGCCGCCGTCCTGTCCGGTGTGCTGATCGGCGCCGGAACCGGGCTCGGCTTCGTCCGGGACCTGGTGATGGCGCACCTCTTCGGCGCGGACGGCAGCACCGACGCGTTCCTCGTGGCCTGGACGATCCCCGAGACCGTGTCGCCGCTGCTGATCGAGGACGCCATGGCGCTGCTCATGGTGCCCGTCGTCACGCGGATGCTCGCGCGGGGAGACGGGCCCCGCCCGCTCGTCGGGACGGCCCTGCCGCGCCTCGTCCTCGGCCTGTCCGCCGGCACGCTCGCGCTCGCGGCCGCCGCGCCCCTCGTCGTGGACGTCCTCGCCCCCGGCCTCACCGAGCGCGGCCCGGCCGTCGAGTGCGTCCGGCTCACGGCGGTCACCGTCGTCACGTTCGGCGTCGCGGGGTTCATGAGCGCGACGCTGCGCGCTCACCACAGGTTCGGGCCGCCCGCGGCGATCTACCTCGCCTACAACGTCGGCATCCTCGCGCTCATCGCGGGCCTGTCCGGCCTCGTCGGCATCACCAGCGCCGCGGCCGGCGTCGCCTGCGGCAGCGTCCTGATGATCGCCGTCCAGGCGCCCGCCTTCGTCCGCTGCCTGCGCGCCTCGCCCGCCGCGCCGCCCGGCGGCCGCGGGCCCGACGCGGAGCTGCGGGTCATGCTGGCGGCCGCCGCGCCGATCGTCGTCTACACGGTGACCCGGCAGGCGCAGGTGTTCGTCGAGCGCTTCCTCGCCTCCGACCTGGCCGCCGGGTCGATCTCGCACCTGAACTACGCGCAGAAGGTCGCGCAGGTGCCGATGGTGCTGTCCCTGCTGATCGTGACGGTGACGTTCCCGCGGCTCGCCCGCGCCATGGCGGACGGCGACACCGCCCGCGTCGCCCGCCGCATCCGGCAGGACCTCGCCGTCGCCAGCGCGATGGTGCTGGGCGCGGCGGCGTTCCTCATCGCGTTCGCGCCCGCCGTCATCCGGCTGCTGTTCGAGCACGGCGAGTTCACGTCCGCCGACACGAGCGGCACCGCGTCGATCCTGCGCGTCTACTGCCTCGGCCTGTGGGGGCAGTCGGCGGTCGGCCTGGCCGCCCGCGCGTTCTTCGCGCAGAAGCGGCCGACGTGGCGTCCCGCCGCGTTCCTCGCCGTCGGCCTCGCCGTCACCGCCGCGATCGGCAGCGCGTTCGCCGCGACCGCGGGAACGCCGGCGCTGGCCGCGGCCAACGCCGCCGGGATCACCCTCGCCGCCGTGCTGCTGCTGGCCGGGCTGCGCCGCGGCGTCGCACCGGTCCCGCTGCGCGCGGTCGCCGGGGACGTGCTGCGGCTCGCGCTCGCCGCGGCGGGGGCGTGCGCCGCCGGGCTCGGAGCCGCCGCCGCGCTCGGCCCCGGGACGCCCCTGCTCGCCCACCTCGCCGCCGGCGGCGCAGTGACCGCCGCGGCCTTCGCCGTCCTGACCGTCCTGGCGGGACCCGACCTCGTCGCCACATGGATCACCGCGGGGCCGACCGGCGCGTTCGGGCGCCGCGGCCGAACCGAATCGGGGGAGACCAGTGACCCAGCCCACCGAACCGACACACCTGACCGAGACGAGCCGGCCGGGGCGGACGCGGCCGCCGGAGGAGATGGACCCGGCGCCGCTGGTGCTGATGTACCACTCGGTCGATCACTTCCGTGA
- a CDS encoding polysaccharide deacetylase family protein: protein MDPAPLVLMYHSVDHFREDPHLVTVSPARFERQMAWLRARGLRGVGMGELLDARAAGRDRGLVGLTFDDGYADFATRAVPVLLRYGFGATAFVVSGRIGAHNAWDDGPRKPLMTDGQIRTVADAGIEIGSHGRLHVSLPETDDTELREELEESRARLEDLIGAPVNGFAYPYGHAGDREIEAVRAAGYDYACHIRPDAPSRHAVPRAYIGDRDGPLRMRAKVLRHQLRRGSRL, encoded by the coding sequence ATGGACCCGGCGCCGCTGGTGCTGATGTACCACTCGGTCGATCACTTCCGTGAGGACCCGCACCTGGTGACGGTGTCGCCGGCGCGGTTCGAGCGCCAGATGGCGTGGCTGCGGGCCCGGGGCCTGCGCGGCGTCGGCATGGGCGAGCTGCTGGACGCCCGCGCCGCGGGCCGCGACCGCGGGCTCGTCGGCCTCACGTTCGACGACGGGTACGCCGACTTCGCGACCCGGGCCGTCCCGGTGCTGCTGCGGTACGGGTTCGGGGCGACGGCGTTCGTCGTGTCCGGGCGGATCGGCGCCCACAACGCGTGGGACGACGGCCCCCGCAAGCCGCTCATGACCGACGGGCAGATCCGCACTGTCGCCGACGCCGGCATCGAGATCGGCTCCCACGGCAGGCTCCACGTGTCGCTGCCGGAGACCGACGACACCGAGCTGCGCGAGGAGCTGGAGGAGAGCCGCGCCCGCCTCGAGGACCTGATCGGGGCGCCCGTCAACGGCTTCGCCTACCCCTACGGCCACGCCGGGGACCGCGAGATCGAGGCCGTCCGCGCCGCCGGCTACGACTACGCCTGCCACATCCGCCCCGACGCGCCGTCGCGCCACGCCGTGCCCCGCGCCTACATCGGCGACCGGGACGGGCCGCTGCGGATGCGCGCCAAGGTGCTCCGCCACCAGCTGCGCAGAGGGAGCCGGCTGTGA
- a CDS encoding glycosyltransferase, producing MTRVLHVITGLEHGGAERQLALLLRHLPVTCEVATLTRTGTLGAQIRATGVPVHEIGMRHNRDAAALPRLARLIRRGRYDVVHTHLYRACVYGRIAARLAGTPRVIATEHSLGDGHIEGRVPSRGVRALYRATERLGSATVAVSPTVAARLRGWGVPPGRIVVIPNGIDAAAFAFDAARRAATRRRLGIAPHERIVGAVGRLVPTKRFDLLIEAVAALRGVRLLLVGSGPERGGLERLARDLGATGRVIFTGGTSDVAGALAAMDVLAAPSTQETFGLAVLEALAAGLPVLYTTCPALDDRPDGEVPQARRLPPDARLWSTELGRLAHATRGREREPVPPVVARYAIAEQAARLARLYEDGPDLREDAPDGVAAPAPGEAAPRRERAHDAAT from the coding sequence GTGACCCGGGTCCTGCACGTCATCACCGGGCTGGAGCACGGCGGCGCCGAACGCCAGCTCGCCCTGCTGCTGCGCCACCTGCCCGTGACCTGCGAGGTCGCGACCCTCACCCGGACGGGGACGCTCGGCGCGCAGATCCGCGCGACCGGCGTGCCCGTCCACGAGATCGGCATGCGCCACAACCGGGACGCCGCGGCGCTGCCCCGCCTCGCGCGGCTGATCCGGCGGGGGCGGTACGACGTCGTCCACACCCACCTGTACCGGGCGTGCGTCTACGGCCGCATCGCCGCGCGCCTGGCCGGGACGCCCCGGGTCATCGCGACCGAGCACTCGCTGGGCGACGGCCACATCGAGGGCCGCGTCCCGTCGCGGGGCGTGCGGGCGCTGTACCGGGCCACCGAGCGGCTCGGGTCCGCGACCGTCGCGGTGTCGCCGACCGTGGCCGCCCGCCTGCGCGGCTGGGGCGTGCCGCCCGGCCGGATCGTCGTGATCCCGAACGGCATCGACGCCGCCGCGTTCGCGTTCGACGCCGCGCGGCGCGCCGCGACGCGGCGGCGGCTCGGCATCGCCCCGCACGAGCGGATCGTCGGCGCCGTCGGGCGGCTCGTCCCCACCAAGCGCTTCGACCTGCTGATCGAGGCGGTCGCGGCGCTGCGCGGCGTCCGGCTGCTGCTGGTCGGCAGCGGCCCGGAGCGCGGCGGGCTCGAACGGCTGGCGCGCGACCTCGGCGCGACCGGCCGGGTGATCTTCACCGGGGGGACGTCGGACGTCGCGGGCGCCCTCGCGGCGATGGACGTCCTGGCGGCCCCGTCCACGCAGGAGACGTTCGGGCTCGCGGTGCTGGAGGCGCTGGCCGCCGGGCTCCCCGTCCTGTACACGACTTGCCCGGCCCTCGACGACCGGCCGGACGGCGAGGTGCCGCAGGCGCGGCGGCTGCCGCCCGACGCGCGGCTCTGGAGCACGGAGCTGGGACGGCTCGCGCACGCGACGCGGGGACGGGAACGGGAGCCGGTGCCGCCGGTCGTCGCCCGCTACGCCATCGCCGAGCAGGCCGCCCGGCTCGCCCGGCTCTACGAGGACGGCCCGGACCTCCGCGAGGACGCCCCGGACGGCGTCGCCGCGCCGGCTCCGGGCGAGGCCGCTCCGCGACGAGAAAGGGCTCACGATGCCGCGACATGA
- a CDS encoding Wzz/FepE/Etk N-terminal domain-containing protein — protein sequence MRRRPRRALAVAAGRARGQARAFLGRHWIPIALVLTGFSGGLGYALLAPPVYTAAAFVLVVEDGQRASGPAAVSFAQAFGRLASLPETLEHTRLPVPEMEPGSEREHIQASTSPDAPLIRLAGTARNPRDAAAFANAAADALVRYGASHRSDTGVRVALMTPAAPPPAPASPNLPVGVGVGTASGALLAGLASVVLGGRRARWDVLRRRGVTVPGPAAGGDTGGTAAGDDTSAGGTSAAGGTSAGKTGTEHAGVGS from the coding sequence GTGCGCCGCCGGCCGCGGCGGGCGCTCGCGGTGGCCGCCGGGCGCGCCCGCGGGCAGGCCCGCGCGTTCCTCGGGCGCCACTGGATCCCCATCGCGCTCGTCCTCACCGGGTTCTCCGGCGGACTCGGGTACGCGCTGCTGGCGCCCCCCGTCTACACCGCGGCGGCGTTCGTCCTCGTCGTGGAGGACGGGCAGCGCGCGTCGGGGCCCGCGGCGGTCAGCTTCGCGCAGGCGTTCGGGCGGCTCGCGTCGCTCCCGGAGACCCTGGAGCACACCAGGCTGCCGGTTCCGGAGATGGAGCCGGGCTCCGAGCGCGAGCACATCCAGGCGTCCACCTCGCCGGACGCCCCGCTGATCCGGCTCGCGGGCACCGCCCGGAACCCGCGGGACGCGGCCGCGTTCGCCAACGCCGCCGCCGACGCGCTCGTCCGGTACGGCGCGTCGCACCGCTCCGACACCGGGGTCCGCGTCGCGCTGATGACGCCCGCGGCGCCGCCGCCCGCGCCCGCCTCGCCGAACCTGCCGGTCGGCGTCGGCGTCGGCACCGCGTCCGGGGCGCTGCTGGCCGGGCTCGCCTCCGTCGTCCTCGGCGGGCGGCGCGCGCGGTGGGACGTCCTCCGCCGCCGGGGCGTCACCGTCCCCGGCCCGGCCGCCGGCGGGGACACGGGAGGCACGGCCGCCGGCGATGACACCTCCGCCGGCGGCACATCCGCCGCCGGCGGCACATCCGCCGGCAAGACCGGCACCGAACACGCGGGGGTGGGATCATGA